One region of Faecalibacter bovis genomic DNA includes:
- a CDS encoding DUF2339 domain-containing protein, with protein sequence MEIIAILMVIIIFILLNQKISGLRNEIDYLNTKIKHLRDDLEKITSNESKPRETKVEQTIDEKSKIVTNSEPELKPQQIVYTSKKVELETFKPVESFPEYEPQETFIDKTIEFLKENFLTVIGIITLVLGIGYFVKYAIDQNWINETFRVIIGIFIGLGIIGIGHYLRKKYDVFSSILVGGGISVLYFTITIAFREYALFDQNFAFILLAFVTLLSIILSFIYNQQVLFIFSILGGFAAPLMISTGESNYVFLFTYLLILNLGTLYILWRKQWFYPGAISFALSIIFLGSWVTDPSSKIMFLFLGVFFILFLVYAMLPVFTKRKMDVSHQILYVSNVIVFTVLGIFTYTHYYADFQSIVPVILMFINLGIYFIYKDKDKILADTSLALTIALITLSIGIEFETSVITALWAVLSSILLFLWKQSKNSIFKASFIALIPIFFISLIINWLRYVLDLEDYPILFNPVFITSGFVFICSLINIYLIKDFDENEKFLSFEIHKAKNLFSIISILFIYLGFLFEIIYQTEKHFTLNIICGIAFLYSIYFISIVLLVSKAFNINTITKYYVGIINFVLMILYPIIILIADEIIIHQKPISYYLIYILYIIPFIYFTIRFLNKNEFKDLKQSLFSQWFVFVATVFIISFEIYNAYIIGFTGVKDFEAFNKHIDIYSMIILPIVWAILGCIVIYFGFKKNEKNLPIMGFALFGLIILKLYAVDVWQMSNIFRIISFTILGILILITSFIYQKLKKVMIDLFDQNEK encoded by the coding sequence ATGGAAATAATAGCCATATTGATGGTGATTATTATATTTATTTTATTAAATCAGAAAATATCAGGTTTGAGAAATGAAATAGATTATTTAAACACTAAAATCAAACACTTAAGAGATGATTTAGAAAAGATAACTTCTAATGAATCTAAACCTCGTGAAACTAAAGTTGAGCAAACAATTGATGAAAAATCTAAAATTGTAACAAATTCTGAACCCGAACTCAAACCTCAACAAATTGTATATACAAGTAAAAAAGTTGAATTAGAAACTTTTAAACCTGTTGAATCCTTTCCTGAATACGAGCCACAAGAAACTTTTATTGATAAAACTATTGAATTTTTAAAAGAAAACTTTCTAACCGTTATTGGGATTATTACTCTTGTTCTTGGTATTGGATATTTTGTAAAATATGCGATTGACCAAAATTGGATCAATGAAACTTTCCGAGTAATTATTGGAATATTTATAGGTTTAGGAATTATTGGAATTGGCCATTACTTAAGAAAAAAATACGATGTTTTTTCATCGATTTTAGTTGGTGGCGGAATCTCGGTCTTGTATTTTACCATCACAATCGCGTTTAGAGAATATGCTTTATTCGATCAAAACTTTGCTTTTATCCTTTTAGCATTCGTTACCTTACTTTCAATCATTTTATCGTTTATCTATAATCAGCAAGTATTATTTATCTTCTCTATTTTAGGCGGATTTGCTGCTCCTTTAATGATCAGCACCGGCGAAAGTAACTACGTCTTTTTATTTACCTATTTGTTAATCCTAAACCTTGGCACACTATATATACTTTGGAGAAAGCAATGGTTTTATCCAGGCGCTATATCTTTTGCATTATCCATTATCTTTTTAGGTTCTTGGGTTACTGATCCTTCAAGCAAAATCATGTTCCTTTTCCTTGGAGTATTTTTTATTCTGTTTTTGGTTTACGCAATGCTACCGGTATTTACTAAAAGAAAAATGGATGTTTCGCATCAAATATTATATGTTTCTAATGTCATTGTATTTACTGTACTTGGAATATTTACATACACGCATTATTATGCAGATTTTCAATCTATAGTTCCAGTTATTTTGATGTTTATAAACCTTGGAATTTACTTTATTTACAAGGATAAAGACAAAATTTTGGCCGATACGTCACTTGCTTTAACAATAGCATTAATAACATTATCGATCGGAATTGAATTTGAAACAAGTGTAATTACAGCTCTTTGGGCAGTATTATCTAGTATCTTATTATTTTTATGGAAACAGTCAAAAAATTCAATTTTCAAAGCGTCATTTATCGCTTTAATTCCAATCTTCTTTATTTCGTTAATTATTAACTGGCTTCGATATGTGTTGGATTTAGAAGATTATCCAATACTTTTTAATCCAGTATTTATAACAAGTGGATTTGTATTTATTTGTTCTTTAATAAATATCTATTTGATAAAAGATTTTGATGAAAATGAAAAATTCTTAAGTTTTGAAATTCATAAAGCCAAGAATTTATTCTCTATCATTTCTATCCTATTTATTTATCTAGGATTTTTGTTCGAGATTATCTACCAAACAGAAAAACATTTCACACTAAATATCATCTGTGGAATTGCTTTCTTGTATTCTATCTATTTTATTTCGATCGTTTTATTAGTAAGCAAAGCGTTTAATATTAACACCATTACGAAATATTATGTCGGAATTATCAATTTCGTGTTGATGATACTTTATCCAATTATTATTTTGATTGCAGATGAAATTATCATTCATCAAAAACCTATCAGCTATTATTTGATATACATATTATACATCATTCCGTTTATATACTTTACCATTCGATTTTTAAATAAGAATGAGTTCAAGGATTTAAAACAATCTTTATTCAGTCAATGGTTTGTGTTTGTCGCAACGGTATTCATTATTAGTTTCGAAATTTACAATGCCTATATAATTGGATTTACTGGCGTAAAAGATTTTGAAGCTTTTAATAAACATATTGACATTTATTCGATGATAATTCTACCTATTGTTTGGGCAATTTTAGGTTGCATCGTAATTTACTTTGGATTTAAGAAGAATGAAAAAAATCTACCGATTATGGGATTTGCCTTATTCGGATTAATCATCTTAAAACTTTACGCTGTTGATGTATGGCAAATGAGTAATATTTTTAGAATAATATCATTCACTATTTTAGGAATTCTAATTTTGATCACTTCCTTTATTTATCAGAAACTGAAAAAAGTTATGATTGATTTATTTGATCAAAATGAAAAATAA
- the porQ gene encoding type IX secretion system protein PorQ — MFKKLYALLLLGMSFAANAQDGTRVYEFLNLTNSAKHAALGGYNVTSWDADPNNALANPALMNKEMHGQFGVNYVSHIADIKNASFSGVYRISEFDYVSLHGQMVDYGDLVGTNEIGTVVGDFTAKDAAITIGYAREIADYWTVGANLKYINSTIEMYKSSAIAADLGVSYHNFDDRVKIGLAFRNIGKQTETYNGLKEDLPFQVNFGIAHELEYVPLELSLTLHDLQKFDISQTYNKTGQEVSGGRKAIDHLAVGAELFPGRDFNLRLGYNFKRGNELAVDGIRSFSGLTYGFGIRMNAFRFEFGHGNYHTSGGANHFSLIINLDRIVQGRNYWRSNPWY, encoded by the coding sequence ATGTTTAAAAAACTATACGCTTTATTGTTATTAGGAATGTCTTTTGCAGCCAATGCTCAAGATGGAACTCGCGTGTACGAATTTTTAAATCTTACCAATTCAGCAAAACATGCAGCTTTAGGAGGTTATAATGTCACTTCTTGGGACGCCGATCCAAACAATGCTTTGGCCAATCCAGCCTTGATGAATAAAGAAATGCATGGGCAATTTGGTGTGAATTATGTTTCGCATATTGCAGATATCAAAAACGCGTCTTTTTCAGGAGTTTATCGTATTTCAGAATTTGATTATGTTTCTTTACATGGTCAGATGGTAGATTATGGTGACTTGGTTGGTACAAACGAAATTGGTACTGTTGTCGGTGATTTTACAGCAAAAGATGCAGCAATTACAATTGGTTATGCTCGCGAAATTGCAGATTATTGGACAGTTGGTGCAAATCTTAAATACATTAATTCGACAATAGAAATGTATAAATCTTCAGCCATAGCTGCTGATTTAGGTGTTTCGTATCATAATTTTGATGATCGAGTTAAAATTGGTTTAGCTTTCAGAAACATCGGTAAACAAACCGAAACTTATAATGGGCTGAAAGAAGATTTACCTTTTCAAGTAAATTTTGGTATCGCTCACGAGTTAGAATATGTTCCGTTAGAATTAAGTTTAACACTGCACGATTTACAAAAATTCGATATTTCGCAGACATATAATAAAACTGGACAAGAAGTCTCAGGAGGTCGTAAAGCTATTGATCATTTAGCAGTCGGAGCTGAATTATTTCCAGGGCGTGATTTTAATCTTCGTTTAGGTTATAATTTTAAACGTGGTAATGAATTAGCTGTAGACGGAATTCGTTCTTTTTCTGGTTTAACTTATGGATTCGGAATCCGAATGAATGCCTTTAGATTCGAATTCGGTCACGGGAATTATCATACTTCAGGAGGTGCTAATCATTTTAGTTTAATAATCAATTTAGATCGTATCGTACAAGGGCGAAATTACTGGAGAAGTAATCCTTGGTACTAA
- the cmk gene encoding (d)CMP kinase, translating to MKQDLIIAIDGHSSTGKSSLSKLIAKQLGYTHIDSGAMYRAVTLFAYQNDLIEGNKVLVEQLVPRLEEIFIDFRYNTANNLNETYLNGVNVEDEIRGLQVSSMVSPIAVIPEVRDYCVALQQKMGENKRIVMDGRDIGTTVFPNADIKIFITASAEIRAKRRFLEFEREGKTISFDEVLKNVIERDHIDSTREYSPLRKAEDAIEVDNSNLNLEQTVEAVMKIISSKK from the coding sequence ATGAAACAAGATTTAATTATAGCGATTGATGGTCATTCTTCGACAGGAAAAAGTTCATTGTCGAAATTAATAGCAAAACAACTGGGATATACACACATCGATAGTGGTGCAATGTATAGAGCTGTTACATTATTTGCTTATCAAAATGATTTAATCGAAGGTAATAAAGTATTAGTTGAACAATTAGTTCCTCGCTTAGAAGAAATTTTTATCGATTTTAGATATAATACAGCTAATAATCTTAACGAAACTTATTTAAATGGAGTTAACGTTGAGGATGAAATCAGAGGATTACAAGTTTCCTCAATGGTTAGTCCAATTGCTGTTATTCCAGAAGTTAGAGATTATTGCGTTGCGCTACAACAAAAAATGGGCGAAAATAAACGAATTGTAATGGATGGTCGCGACATTGGGACAACAGTTTTTCCAAATGCCGATATTAAAATCTTCATTACAGCTTCTGCAGAAATTCGAGCAAAGCGTCGTTTTTTAGAGTTTGAACGTGAGGGTAAAACCATTTCTTTTGATGAGGTTCTGAAAAATGTTATTGAAAGAGATCACATCGATTCTACAAGAGAATATTCTCCACTTCGTAAAGCAGAAGATGCAATAGAAGTGGATAATTCAAACCTTAATTTAGAGCAAACAGTAGAAGCTGTAATGAAAATTATATCTTCTAAAAAATAG
- a CDS encoding glutaminase — MEESNYQDIIKSIYNRIKEEGNPGETAKYISELAKVDGNKFGVGLKLLNGQQFGEGDYQEKFSIQSISKVLILALAYRTLGEEIWKRVDVEPSGNPFNSLYQLEADKGIPRNPFINAGALVVCDVLIDLSDNPKKYFLDFLKEVSGIKDIDFSYDIAKSELETAFRNTALTNFIKALGNIKNSPDEVLDLYCHICSIEMTCEEVCETFSFLANQGANSSNNKVIISPSQTKRINAIMQTCGFYDESGEFTFRVGLPGKSGVGGGIVAVMPKQYVVTVWSPKLNPKGNSYRGMKFLEDFTTATENSIF, encoded by the coding sequence ATGGAAGAATCCAACTATCAAGATATAATTAAGAGTATATATAATAGAATTAAAGAAGAGGGAAATCCTGGGGAAACTGCGAAATACATATCTGAATTAGCAAAGGTTGATGGGAATAAATTTGGTGTAGGACTGAAATTGTTAAATGGGCAACAATTTGGAGAAGGTGACTATCAAGAAAAATTTTCAATCCAAAGTATTTCTAAAGTATTGATTTTAGCTTTAGCGTATAGAACACTTGGTGAAGAAATTTGGAAACGTGTAGATGTAGAACCTTCTGGAAATCCTTTTAATTCGTTATACCAATTAGAAGCGGATAAGGGAATCCCAAGAAATCCATTTATTAATGCTGGTGCATTGGTCGTTTGTGATGTTTTGATCGACTTAAGTGATAATCCTAAAAAGTATTTTTTAGATTTTTTAAAAGAAGTATCAGGAATTAAGGATATTGATTTTTCGTATGATATTGCAAAAAGCGAGTTGGAAACTGCATTTAGAAATACTGCATTAACCAATTTTATTAAAGCTTTAGGAAATATTAAAAATTCGCCTGACGAAGTTCTTGATTTGTATTGCCATATCTGTTCTATAGAAATGACATGTGAAGAAGTTTGTGAAACTTTTTCTTTTTTAGCAAATCAAGGTGCGAATTCATCTAACAATAAAGTTATTATTAGCCCAAGTCAAACAAAACGTATCAATGCAATTATGCAAACTTGTGGGTTTTATGATGAATCTGGTGAATTTACCTTTAGAGTTGGATTACCAGGTAAAAGTGGTGTTGGTGGTGGAATTGTTGCTGTTATGCCCAAACAATATGTTGTAACAGTTTGGAGTCCAAAATTAAATCCGAAAGGTAACTCTTACCGAGGAATGAAATTTTTGGAAGATTTCACAACAGCAACCGAAAACTCTATTTTTTAG
- a CDS encoding S-adenosylmethionine decarboxylase family protein, with protein MNHNYSPGLHQLLTLKVGDVELLTSLESFIQYSKELILREELQIVGISSHQFDTDGFTAAICLMESHICIHTWPEFNQLTLDIYLCNYLKDNTEKVLKIGDAFKQYFKADVLNETLVNR; from the coding sequence ATGAATCACAATTACTCTCCTGGTTTACATCAATTATTAACTTTAAAAGTTGGTGATGTAGAACTATTAACTTCATTAGAGAGTTTTATTCAATATTCTAAAGAATTAATTTTACGTGAGGAATTACAAATTGTAGGAATTTCTTCGCATCAATTCGACACTGATGGATTTACAGCAGCAATTTGTTTGATGGAATCTCATATATGTATCCATACATGGCCAGAATTTAATCAATTAACTCTGGATATATATTTATGTAATTATCTAAAAGATAACACTGAAAAAGTCCTTAAAATAGGTGATGCATTTAAACAATATTTTAAAGCAGATGTTTTAAATGAAACTTTGGTCAATCGTTAA
- a CDS encoding DUF350 domain-containing protein, producing MELELFYKGIIASIVYSIIGVAVLLVAYWIMERLTPEKSWKEIVENKNMALAIVFGSMILGISIIIAAAIHG from the coding sequence ATGGAATTAGAATTATTTTATAAAGGAATCATCGCTTCAATTGTTTATTCAATTATCGGAGTTGCTGTTTTATTGGTTGCTTATTGGATAATGGAACGTTTAACGCCAGAAAAATCATGGAAAGAAATCGTAGAAAACAAAAACATGGCTTTAGCAATTGTTTTTGGATCTATGATTTTAGGAATCTCAATTATCATTGCGGCAGCGATTCATGGATAA